In one window of Hymenobacter nivis DNA:
- a CDS encoding GH1 family beta-glucosidase has product MTDDSSALPAAFFPPSGPPAFTRADFGPDFHWGAAAAAYQTEGAWQLQGKGPSIWDDFTRRRGAVRRGEHGRVATDFYHRHATDLDLAQAMGLTDFRFSVAWPRVLPSGTGPVNRRGLDFYDRLVDACLERDLRPWLTVYHWDLPSALQAQGGWANRSVVGWLADYAQVLARRLGDRVQHWMVLNEPMVFVGAGHLLGVHAPGRRHLGAFLAAAHHATLAQAEGGRALRAALPAAVRIGTTFSCSYLTPHRPGNARDEAATRRADALLNRFFVEPALGLGYPVAELPALRWLLERYYKPGDDQRLAFDFDFWGVQNYTREVVRFSPWLPLQWATLVPAKQRGVPHTDMGWEVYPESICQMLKQYSAYSNAPQLFVTESGSAFPDVKTDGGVPDAQRRAYLQAALGQVLRARREGVDVAGYFAWTLTDNFEWAEGYGPRFGLVHVDYETQARTVKDSGLWYRDFLRGAPAGASGAAAQRQAAGGAAD; this is encoded by the coding sequence ATGACCGACGATTCTTCTGCTTTGCCCGCGGCGTTCTTTCCGCCCTCGGGGCCCCCGGCGTTCACCCGCGCCGATTTTGGACCCGATTTCCACTGGGGGGCCGCTGCGGCTGCCTACCAAACCGAGGGCGCCTGGCAGCTGCAAGGCAAGGGCCCCAGCATCTGGGACGACTTCACGCGGCGCAGGGGGGCCGTGCGGCGCGGTGAGCACGGGCGGGTGGCTACCGATTTCTACCACCGCCACGCCACCGACCTCGACTTGGCCCAGGCCATGGGGCTGACGGATTTCCGATTCTCGGTGGCCTGGCCGCGGGTGCTGCCCAGCGGCACGGGGCCCGTAAACCGGCGCGGCCTCGACTTCTACGACCGCCTCGTGGACGCCTGCCTGGAGCGCGACCTGCGCCCCTGGCTCACGGTGTACCACTGGGACCTGCCCAGCGCCCTGCAAGCTCAGGGCGGCTGGGCCAACCGCAGCGTGGTGGGCTGGCTGGCCGACTACGCTCAGGTGCTGGCCCGCCGCCTCGGCGACCGGGTGCAGCACTGGATGGTGCTGAACGAGCCGATGGTGTTCGTGGGGGCGGGGCACCTGCTGGGCGTGCACGCGCCGGGGCGGCGGCACCTGGGGGCGTTTCTGGCGGCGGCCCACCACGCCACGCTGGCCCAGGCCGAGGGCGGCCGGGCCCTGCGGGCCGCTCTGCCCGCCGCGGTCCGCATCGGCACCACGTTTTCGTGCTCGTACCTCACGCCGCACCGCCCCGGCAACGCCCGCGACGAGGCCGCCACCCGCCGCGCCGATGCTCTGCTGAACCGCTTTTTCGTGGAGCCCGCCCTGGGCCTGGGCTACCCCGTGGCCGAGCTGCCCGCCCTGCGTTGGCTGCTGGAGCGCTACTACAAGCCCGGCGACGACCAGCGGCTGGCGTTCGATTTTGACTTCTGGGGTGTCCAAAACTATACCCGCGAGGTGGTGAGGTTTTCGCCCTGGCTGCCGCTGCAATGGGCTACGCTGGTGCCCGCCAAGCAGCGTGGCGTACCCCACACTGACATGGGCTGGGAGGTGTACCCGGAGAGTATTTGCCAAATGTTAAAACAATATAGCGCTTATTCAAATGCACCACAATTATTCGTAACTGAAAGTGGGTCAGCATTCCCAGATGTGAAAACCGATGGTGGCGTGCCCGATGCCCAACGCCGGGCCTACTTGCAGGCGGCCCTGGGCCAAGTGCTGCGCGCCCGGCGCGAGGGCGTCGACGTGGCCGGCTACTTCGCCTGGACGCTCACCGACAATTTTGAATGGGCCGAGGGCTACGGGCCCCGGTTTGGTCTGGTGCACGTCGACTACGAAACCCAGGCGCGCACCGTGAAGGACTCGGGCCTGTGGTACCGCGACTTCCTGCGCGGGGCCCCGGCCGGGGCCTCCGGTGCCGCCGCGCAGCGGCAAGCTGCGGGCGGGGCGGCCGACTAG
- a CDS encoding glycosyltransferase family protein, whose amino-acid sequence MRILYAIQGTGNGHLARALDVVPLLQARCDQLDLLISGPPADLALPFDVRYRAQGMGFLFGKKGGINFVKTFWQFNSAKFLREVRALPVEDYDLVISDFEPVASWACRLREVPCVALSHQCAVLHPAAPRPAVEDPAGRAVLRHYAPSTAQYGFHFREYAPGIATPVIRQQVRALVPTNEGHYTVYLPAFEEKLLVERLRYLSRATRWEVFSKHSAEPAEYGNVRVWPVSGGAFLDSLARAAGVLCGAGFETPAEALYLGKKLLVVPMKQQYEQQCNAAALIQMNIPVIKNLKDKHLATLDEWLHQGRVVPVDYPDRTAAVLDQMLAEQRPGPQPPVSSLTASAPAPRA is encoded by the coding sequence ATGCGCATTCTTTACGCCATTCAGGGCACCGGCAACGGCCACCTGGCCCGCGCCCTCGACGTGGTGCCGCTGCTGCAAGCCCGCTGCGACCAGTTAGATTTGTTGATCAGCGGCCCGCCGGCCGATTTGGCGCTGCCGTTCGACGTGCGCTACCGGGCCCAGGGCATGGGGTTTTTGTTCGGTAAAAAGGGCGGCATCAACTTCGTGAAAACGTTCTGGCAGTTCAATTCGGCCAAGTTTCTGCGCGAGGTGCGCGCGCTGCCGGTGGAAGACTACGATTTGGTCATCAGCGACTTCGAGCCCGTGGCCAGCTGGGCGTGCCGGCTGCGCGAGGTGCCCTGCGTGGCCCTCAGCCACCAGTGCGCCGTGCTGCACCCCGCCGCCCCGCGCCCGGCCGTGGAGGACCCCGCCGGCCGGGCCGTGCTGCGCCACTACGCGCCGAGCACGGCTCAGTATGGGTTCCACTTCCGGGAGTACGCGCCGGGTATCGCCACGCCCGTTATCCGGCAGCAGGTGCGGGCCCTAGTGCCCACCAACGAGGGCCACTACACGGTGTACCTGCCCGCGTTTGAGGAGAAACTGCTCGTGGAGCGCCTGCGCTACCTGAGCCGGGCCACGCGCTGGGAGGTGTTCAGCAAGCACAGTGCCGAGCCCGCTGAGTACGGCAACGTGCGGGTGTGGCCGGTGAGCGGCGGGGCCTTCCTCGACAGCCTGGCGCGCGCGGCGGGGGTGCTGTGCGGGGCTGGCTTCGAGACGCCCGCCGAGGCTCTGTACCTGGGTAAAAAGCTGCTCGTGGTACCCATGAAGCAGCAATACGAGCAACAATGCAACGCCGCGGCGCTTATCCAAATGAATATACCCGTTATTAAGAACCTCAAAGACAAGCATCTGGCCACATTAGACGAGTGGCTGCACCAAGGCCGGGTCGTTCCCGTTGACTACCCCGACCGCACGGCCGCCGTGCTCGACCAGATGCTGGCCGAGCAGCGGCCGGGGCCCCAGCCCCCTGTTTCTTCGCTGACCGCTTCCGCCCCCGCGCCTCGCGCATGA
- a CDS encoding UDP-2,3-diacylglucosamine diphosphatase codes for MSESLAFSFEKIGLAGPGAPPPKAGRSKRRRVHVAVVSDIHLGTYGCHARELLRYLKSIRPQVLVLNGDIVDIWQFSKNYWPPAHMRVVRYLAGLAAKGTKIYYLTGNHDELLRKFAGLKIGQFHLDNKLVLDLPHGRTWLFHGDVFDVTMRHSRWLAKLGGQGYDLLILINRFANFLLDKLGRPRVALSKLVKERVKTAVAAVNNFEETAAAIAADDGYRYVACGHIHQPEIKEIATAKGPITYLNSGDWVENLTALEYTAAAGWALYRYADDPCMQGLAEPDDATDTAADAHPAQLLAGLLAEFKIK; via the coding sequence ATGAGCGAATCCCTGGCTTTCTCATTTGAAAAAATAGGCCTCGCCGGCCCAGGGGCCCCACCGCCCAAAGCTGGCCGCAGCAAGCGCCGCCGGGTGCACGTAGCAGTGGTGTCGGATATCCATTTGGGTACGTACGGCTGCCACGCCCGCGAGCTGCTGCGCTACCTCAAAAGCATCCGGCCGCAGGTGCTGGTGCTAAACGGCGATATCGTGGACATCTGGCAGTTCAGCAAGAACTACTGGCCGCCTGCCCACATGCGGGTGGTGCGCTACCTGGCTGGCCTGGCCGCCAAGGGTACCAAAATTTACTACCTCACCGGCAACCACGACGAGCTGCTGCGCAAGTTCGCGGGCCTCAAAATCGGGCAGTTTCATTTGGATAACAAGTTGGTGCTCGACCTGCCCCACGGCCGCACCTGGCTATTCCACGGCGACGTGTTCGACGTGACTATGCGGCACTCGCGCTGGTTGGCCAAGCTCGGCGGGCAGGGCTACGATTTGCTGATTCTCATCAACCGGTTCGCCAATTTTCTGCTCGATAAGCTGGGGCGGCCCCGAGTGGCGCTGTCCAAGCTGGTGAAGGAGCGGGTAAAAACCGCCGTGGCCGCCGTCAATAACTTCGAGGAAACGGCGGCCGCCATTGCCGCCGACGACGGCTACCGCTACGTGGCCTGCGGCCATATCCACCAACCCGAAATCAAGGAAATCGCCACCGCCAAGGGCCCCATCACTTATCTCAACTCCGGCGATTGGGTCGAAAACCTGACAGCCCTGGAGTACACCGCCGCCGCCGGCTGGGCGCTGTACCGCTACGCCGACGACCCCTGCATGCAGGGCCTAGCCGAACCCGACGACGCCACCGATACCGCCGCCGACGCCCACCCCGCGCAGCTATTGGCGGGGCTGCTGGCTGAATTTAAGATTAAATGA
- a CDS encoding integrase core domain-containing protein has product MRSQSRRGDCYDNAQAESRWSRLKTEVLELRERPVFADLADAQASVADYFDYYNHERLHSSIGYQLPYHTHQQLFQLNALNCPA; this is encoded by the coding sequence GTGCGTTCGCAGAGCCGGCGAGGCGATTGCTACGATAACGCCCAAGCTGAAAGCCGCTGGTCCCGTCTTAAAACGGAGGTTCTCGAACTGCGCGAGCGGCCCGTTTTCGCCGACTTAGCCGACGCTCAGGCCAGCGTGGCCGACTATTTTGACTACTATAATCACGAGCGTTTGCATTCTAGTATCGGCTATCAGCTGCCGTATCATACTCACCAACAGCTTTTTCAACTTAATGCCCTAAACTGTCCAGCGTAA
- a CDS encoding transposase — MLQTELSCQTTSKRRRYDAAFRAEALRLAGESRSTQAAARALNSDPKRLYKW; from the coding sequence CTGTTACAAACGGAATTAAGTTGTCAGACCACTAGTAAACGTCGGCGCTATGATGCCGCCTTCCGAGCTGAAGCCCTGCGCCTAGCCGGGGAAAGCCGCTCGACCCAGGCCGCTGCACGCGCGCTCAACAGCGACCCCAAACGCCTCTATAAGTGGTAG
- a CDS encoding helix-turn-helix domain-containing protein gives MPRLTKPVNLPPADAAKLQAIVKKGTHKSRKIARARALLAMSSGKGAAAVQAEGGISTTQYYRLKRRYLAGGLAQALEERPRSGQPPKVTPALEARITSLACSELPTGAARWTLSLLNETLVCLDYGPAVSKETIRQVLKKATSSPG, from the coding sequence ATGCCCCGCCTCACCAAACCCGTCAATCTACCGCCTGCCGATGCCGCCAAATTGCAGGCGATTGTCAAAAAAGGCACCCACAAGAGCCGCAAAATCGCGCGTGCCCGTGCCCTACTGGCCATGAGCAGCGGCAAAGGAGCCGCCGCCGTGCAGGCCGAAGGGGGCATTTCCACCACCCAGTACTACCGCCTCAAGCGCCGCTACCTGGCCGGGGGGCTGGCCCAGGCGCTGGAAGAGCGCCCGCGCAGCGGGCAACCGCCGAAGGTGACGCCCGCCCTGGAAGCACGTATCACCAGTCTGGCGTGCAGTGAATTGCCGACCGGCGCGGCCCGTTGGACGCTCTCGCTGCTCAACGAAACCCTCGTCTGCCTCGACTACGGACCGGCCGTTTCCAAGGAAACGATTCGCCAGGTGTTAAAAAAAGCCACCTCAAGCCCTGGCTAA